The Nostoc sp. 'Lobaria pulmonaria (5183) cyanobiont' DNA window CTTTTAGAGTAGCTCATTGACATTTTACCGTTCTTCCACAGTTGATTCATTAAAGACGGCTACGTATAACCATCCTGCTAAAATAGCCCCCAAGATAGGAGCTATCCAGAACAGCCAGACTTGCGAAAAGAGTTCTACACCTGCAAATAGAGCAACTCCAGTACTACGAGCAGGATTAACCGAGGTATTGGTTACAGGAATGCTGATTAGGTGAATCAAGGTAAGTCCAAAACCAATTGCCAGTGGTGCAAATCCTTGAGGAGCGCGGCTATCAGTTACACCCAGAATAATCAGCAGAAACATGAAAGTCATTACAACTTCAGTAATGAAGCAAGCAAACAGCGTGTAACCACCTGGAGAATGAGTACCATAGCCGTTGCTAGCCAGTGGGTTGAAGCCAGTCAGCGTAAATCCAGTTTTGCCGCTAGCAATCAGGTAGATAATCCCGCCAGCAATAATTGCACCGATCACTTGAGAGAGGATGTAAGGTAGTAAGTCAGATCCCGGAAAGCGCTTACCTGCCCATAGTCCAAACGAAACAGCTGGGTTGAAATGACCACCAGAAATATGACCAAAAGCATAAGCCCCTGTGAGGACAGTAAGCCCAAATGCCAGGGATACACCTACTAATCCAATACCCAATGGAAAAGAAGTATTCTCGCTGATTTTTGCAGCATCTTCTGTGTAGGCGACGGCTAGAACAGCACTACCACAGCCACCTAAAACAAGCCAGAATGTGCCGATCAATTCAGCCAAACAACGTTTCGTGAGAGACATTTTCAGAAAACTCCTTGTTTAGCTACAAACGAGTGATAGCTATGTTGAATAATGCTTAAGTTTTTCCTATCAACAGGAAATCCATTGCGTTTCTTTCGTTATGAAACTAAATCGAAAAAATAGTAATTTGTTTTTTCCTCAATAATTTTGGTGCTCAAATAATGAATATACTGGAAAAGCTAAAATTCCAAAAAAATGGTTAATTTATTCAAAATTTTGCTCTCATGATATAGGACTCATCTTTGATTTTTGAAATATACGTAGGGGAGCCAGTGCAGTCTTGGGGTTTCCCCAAGTGAAGCAACTGGAGTTGTGTTAACACTTTGGTAACGCACCTGCCAAAAGTTTTGGTGCCTTACGTTACGCGATAACACAACGCCAGTCCGCTCAAGTCGGGAAACCCGCCCACACGGCTGGCTCCCCTACATATACTTAAATTTTTTCAAAAATCAAATTGTATTGGTATATATCTGTTGAGATTCTTGATCCAGTGTGTTCTATTAAAAGTTATTACAAAATTTAAATAGGTTTTGTGCCCTATACACTTTCAGCTTAAAAAATTTGGGTTTTTCCTATTACATTCGTTACTTCCTGACTATTCTGGGGATGTCATGAACCCTCAAAACGTGAACTTACACAGCTACAGGACTTACGCAAAATAATGAAAAAACGAACCGCAAAGGACGCAAAGGACACAAAGGAATAAGAGTTTCAGAGAGTTATTGCGTAAGTCCTAAGCTAAACGAAAAATCAAGGGTTTAGGCAAAGCATTGGGGAGCCAGTGCCTTGTTTTGGTTTAAAGAGTTAAAGCAACTGGCGGCATTGGCCACACAGAAAATTGAACCAATGCCGCCAGTTGCTATACGCTGTTTGGACAGTCTTAACAGATCACACAATTAGTTCTGTCTAAAATTAAATTTATTCGTCAATCTGCCAGGAATCCTTAGTTAATTCTTCATCCAGAATTTTCTTAGGACGCACAATGATAATAATTTGTCCTAGTAGAGGAATTTCTGTCTCATTTTCAAACCACTGAAACTCTAATTCACCACCATTTTCAACAACAAAATAGCTAGAGGCATCCCATTTCCGTTTGGCACGATCTACCACAACTACGACGGGGCCTATTTGGTTTTGGGTTTGGATGGGGAAGCGATCGCTATTCGCTAAAATCACTACTGGATCTTCTGCCGCCAATAGCACTTGCCAACCAGGTAAGGGTATCCAAGCTTGCTCTCCAGAAAACTTGACCATCCGAAATGGTTCTATTTCTGTCAGTATGGGCACAGCTTGCAAGTCTTGTCGTGATAATGGCAACTCGCCTACTACGGGCAAGATTCGGGGTAACTGTTCCTCAAATTCCAGACGGTAGAAGGGTAAAATTGGCGCTGGACGCTGGGGAACGGTAGTAAAATCAGTCAGCAGCTGTTCGATTTTTTGCCTTGCACCTGGCGTGTGAGCAAAACGCAAACCTTTGGCGATTAGGCGCGATCGCTGTTGTAAATCTGCATTTTGGCGTGCCAGTTTCCAAACTTGGTAGGCAACAGCATCCCCAGGATGAGCAGAAAACCCTTCTGGCAAAGTGCGGAAATAGGAGAACTCTTTAATTGCTTTTGCCACTTCCTTCACCTCATCGGTGTCAAGTTTGTGGACAAAGATCAGTTCGGCGGCGGCGGCACGTTCTTCTTGAGTAAGTAAACGTAGCTCGTATAAAACATCGCTGCCGCGTGTGGCATAGTGCGATTGCGTTTCTTGCGATACTCCAAACTTTTCCAAAGAATTGTAAACTTGAGAACCAACAACCACCTGGTTTTGTTGAATCGGCTCAAATCCAGTCGCCTCAAAAATTTCTTGAGGGTTGTAACCGGTTTTTAACAACGAGGCGATCGCGGTTCCCCATTCCACCCAGTTGCCTTGTTTTTGCCTCAGCCTTCGCAGTAACTCTTGTGCTACATCGTTGGTAGTATTATCTTCGGGATTCTGAGTGTTGGGTGGTAAATCAGTCATAATCGGAGTGCGAGCTTCAACTTGAGAGGCTAATTAACACCTCATGAGCAAGTCTTATTCTAATCTATACCCAGACCTACACCTCATCCACGATCAAAACTGCTATAGTTTCGCTAATTTAGTTGGTTTTTATAGCGCAACATTTTTTAATTCAGATATTTAGACAAATTTCCTCTGTAGCGATCGCTATTAGCGTTCTCAAATATGCAAAATAACTCCGTATAAACCCTTGGCGATTTTCGGCTATTCTCAACTAAACTTGGTATGGAATATAACAAGACAGTGAATATTTAAAGGAAAATCTTATGGATAAACCTAATCTCGAAATTGATAAAGTCCAATCTCAAGTTATGACTCTCGAACGACCAAAAAAGCTGAAAATCCTGGTAGTTGACGATGAGCCAGATAATCTCGATTTACTTTATCGCACATTTCGACGCGACTTTAATGTTCTGAAAGCTGATAGTGGGGTGAACGCCCTACAAGTTTTGGCAGCAGAAGGTGAGGTAGCGGTGATTATCTCCGATCAACGGATGCCAGAAATGAAAGGGACTGAGTTTCTCAGCAAGACTGTACCTCAGTTTCCCGATACAGTGAGAATAATTCTCACTGGATTTACTGATATAGAAGACTTGGTAGAAGCGATTAATGCCGGACAAGTCTATAAATATATCACCAAGCCTTGGGACCCAGGGGAACTGAAGGCAGTGGTGCAAAGAGCAGCAGAAACCTACGACTTGCTCAAGCAACGTACAGAAGAATTACGCCGTGCTCATGCTCAAATGGCGCTGCTGAGTGTTTTGGTGCAGGTAACTCAAGCCGCTTCTAGCTTAGAAGAAACTCTTGCTCCCATTGCTAGGGCTGTGAGTGAAACTTTTGGGGCAGACGGCTGTATTTTACAACTTACAGATGGAAATATTCTGGTTGCAACTCAAGGAACTTATAGCGATACAGGTACAATAGAAAATTGGCTATCTCAAGACCCACTAACCAGGGAAGCGATCGCCACGGGACAAATGCAAGTTTCCTTAAATGTACTTAAAGACACTAAATTAGTTGATACGATTCACTACCCAAATACGGGTGTGCAAGCACATTTAGTAATTCCAATTAGCTACCGCAATCAACTTTTGGGTGTATTGTCGCTACAGTGGAAACAACCTTGCACTTTGCGAGAAGATGAATTGGTGCTAATTAATTTATCAGCACAACTGGTGGCGATCGCTCTTACTAGTAGTCGCTATCAAACCACTGTGTAGTTGTCATTTGTCCTTTGTCATTTGTCCTTTATTCTTGGCAAATGACAAATGACTAATGACCAATGACCAATGACTTATTGACCAATGACTAACGAAATTCAGTCCATTTTTAACCGTATTGCTCCAGTTTATGACCAGTTGAACGATTGGTTGAGTCTGGGACAGCATCGAATCTGGAAGGAAATGGCAGTAAAATGGAGTTCAGCTAAACCAGGAGATACTGCATTAGATTTGTGTTGCGGTAGTGGTGATTTAGCTTTACGTTTAGCACGACATATAGGAGCAACAGGACAGGTATACGGTGTAGATTTTTCCCCAAACCTGCTAGAAAACGCTAAAGAACGCTCTCAAAGGCAGTATCCCCAACCTGCTATCAGCTGGGTAGAAGCTGATGTCCTCAATTTACCCTTTGACGACAACCAATTTGATGCCGCAACAATGGGCTATGGTTTAAGAAATGTTAAAGATATTCCCCGCAGTCTGCAAGAGTTATACCGGGTTT harbors:
- the aqpZ gene encoding aquaporin Z; its protein translation is MSLTKRCLAELIGTFWLVLGGCGSAVLAVAYTEDAAKISENTSFPLGIGLVGVSLAFGLTVLTGAYAFGHISGGHFNPAVSFGLWAGKRFPGSDLLPYILSQVIGAIIAGGIIYLIASGKTGFTLTGFNPLASNGYGTHSPGGYTLFACFITEVVMTFMFLLIILGVTDSRAPQGFAPLAIGFGLTLIHLISIPVTNTSVNPARSTGVALFAGVELFSQVWLFWIAPILGAILAGWLYVAVFNESTVEER
- a CDS encoding RuBisCO accumulation factor 1, with the protein product MTDLPPNTQNPEDNTTNDVAQELLRRLRQKQGNWVEWGTAIASLLKTGYNPQEIFEATGFEPIQQNQVVVGSQVYNSLEKFGVSQETQSHYATRGSDVLYELRLLTQEERAAAAELIFVHKLDTDEVKEVAKAIKEFSYFRTLPEGFSAHPGDAVAYQVWKLARQNADLQQRSRLIAKGLRFAHTPGARQKIEQLLTDFTTVPQRPAPILPFYRLEFEEQLPRILPVVGELPLSRQDLQAVPILTEIEPFRMVKFSGEQAWIPLPGWQVLLAAEDPVVILANSDRFPIQTQNQIGPVVVVVDRAKRKWDASSYFVVENGGELEFQWFENETEIPLLGQIIIIVRPKKILDEELTKDSWQIDE
- a CDS encoding response regulator yields the protein MDKPNLEIDKVQSQVMTLERPKKLKILVVDDEPDNLDLLYRTFRRDFNVLKADSGVNALQVLAAEGEVAVIISDQRMPEMKGTEFLSKTVPQFPDTVRIILTGFTDIEDLVEAINAGQVYKYITKPWDPGELKAVVQRAAETYDLLKQRTEELRRAHAQMALLSVLVQVTQAASSLEETLAPIARAVSETFGADGCILQLTDGNILVATQGTYSDTGTIENWLSQDPLTREAIATGQMQVSLNVLKDTKLVDTIHYPNTGVQAHLVIPISYRNQLLGVLSLQWKQPCTLREDELVLINLSAQLVAIALTSSRYQTTV
- the ubiE gene encoding bifunctional demethylmenaquinone methyltransferase/2-methoxy-6-polyprenyl-1,4-benzoquinol methylase UbiE, whose product is MTNEIQSIFNRIAPVYDQLNDWLSLGQHRIWKEMAVKWSSAKPGDTALDLCCGSGDLALRLARHIGATGQVYGVDFSPNLLENAKERSQRQYPQPAISWVEADVLNLPFDDNQFDAATMGYGLRNVKDIPRSLQELYRVLKPGAKAAILDFHRPSNPQLRAFQQLYLDSFVVPVASYLGLKEEYAYISPSLDRFPIGKEQIELAHQVGFAVATHYPIANGMMGVLVVSKNE